In one window of Cheilinus undulatus linkage group 23, ASM1832078v1, whole genome shotgun sequence DNA:
- the LOC121505473 gene encoding solute carrier organic anion transporter family member 1C1-like has translation MEEITKDMDNMTSQQALCDPDQRRRKGPSISTLKLFIVALSFACFSKALTGTYMKSSITQIERRFDLSSTHVGLIDGSFEMGNLLFLAVVSHFGAKLHRPRLIAVGCFLMAVGAFLTGLTHFFMGRYKYNTVIQIFQNDSANIAACVDPLEKEVDVQIEPAVEDNKACVKETGSNMWIYVFLGNALRGIGETPVTPLGVSYIDDFARAENSPFYIACLQTITLLGPMFGFLLGSYCAKLYVDIGYVDVESVTITPKDARWVGAWWMGFMVSSALLLISSVPFWFLPRSLQKEGEESKCESLDGTEDVLRKNHHLKLTDIAKGFIPSLKRLLGTPAYFLLICGSVLKFNSFIGLFTFKAKYMEQQFGQSASRANFLIGVLNLPAVAVGIFLGGLLMKRYKLSLVSGAQLSFATSFMAYLLLLLQFGTKCDNIPVAGLTVSYNGTRTVSYNKDMLYSDCNRDCSCSAEDWDPVCSDSGITYISPCMAGCISSSGHGKHTVFHNCSCVSTSYPAGSSTSVRLGQCPHAKDCSRSFTSYMAVSVLSSFINSLGATPGYMVIIRCIAPELKSLALGIQTLVTRTLGGIPAPVYFGALIDSTCLKWSIKKCGGRGACRIYDSAMYR, from the exons TTGTTCATCGTGGCGCTGTCCTTCGCCTGTTTCTCCAAGGCTCTGACAGGAACCTACATGAAGAGCTCCATCACTCAGATCGAGAGGCGGTTTGACCTCTCCAGCACACACGTTGGACTCATAGACGGCAGTTTTGAGATGG GTAACTTGCTGTTTCTTGCTGTGGTCAGCCATTTTGGAGCTAAACTGCACCGTCCTAGACTCATAGCCGTTGGCTGTTTCCTCATGGCTGTGGGGGCGTTTCTCACTGGCCTGACACACTTCTTCATGGGACG CTACAAGTACAACACGGTCATTCAGATTTTTCAGAATGACAGCGCCAACATCGCCGCCTGTGTGGATCCTCTGGAGAAAGAAGTTGACGTTCAGATAGAGCCAGCTGTAGAAGACAACAAAG CCTGTGTGAAGGAAACTGGTTCAAATATGTGGATCTATGTTTTCCTGGGAAACGCCCTGCGGGGGATTGGAGAGACCCCGGTCACACCTCTGGGCGTCTCGTACATCGACGACTTTGCCAGGGCAGAAAACTCACCTTTTTATATCG CTTGTCTCCAGACCATCACTCTCCTGGGACCCATGTTTGGGTTCCTCCTGGGTTCCTACTGTGCCAAACTCTATGTTGACATCGGATACGTGGACGTAG AGAGTGTGACCATAACTCCCAAAGACGCCCGCTGGGTGGGCGCCTGGTGGATGGGCTTCATGGTGTCCTCCGCCCTCCTGCTGATCTCCAGCGTTCCCTTCTGGTTCCTGCCCCGCTCCCTTCAGAAAGAGGGAGAAGAGAGCAAGTGTGAGAGCCTGGACGGGACAGAGGACGTCCTCAGGAAAAACCACCACCTCAAGCTGACTGACATTGCTAAAG GATTTATTCCCTCACTGAAGCGCTTGTTGGGAACGCCGGCTTACTTCTTGCTGATCTGTGGGAGCGTCCTGAAGTTCAACTCCTTCATCGGCCTGTTTACCTTCAAAGCCAAATACATGGAACAACAGTTCGGACAGTCTGCCTCCAGAGCCAACTTCCTCATAG GTGTTTTGAACCTGCCAGCTGTGGCAGTGGGGATTTTCCTTGGTGGGCTGCTGATGAAGAGGTATAAGTTGAGTTTGGTCTCAGGAGCCCAGCTCTCCTTTGCGACGTCCTTCATGGCTtacctcctcctgctgctgcagtttGGCACCAAGTGTGACAACATCCCAGTGGCTGGGCTCACCGTCTCCTACAACGG GACACGGACTGTGTCATACAACAAGGACATGCTCTACTCAGACTGCAACAGAGACTGCTCCTGTTCTGCAGAAGACTGGGATCCTGTGTGCTCAGACAGTGGTATCACCTACATCTCTCCCTGTATGGCCGGCTGCATTAGCTCCAGTGGACACGGCAAGCACACA GTCTTTCACAACTGCAGCTGCGTGTCGACCTCCTACCCAGCAGGCAGCAGTACGTCCGTGAGGCTGGGCCAGTGTCCACACGCCAAGGACTGCAGCCGCAGTTTCACCTCATACATGGCCGTCTCTGTCCTCAGCTCCTTTATAAACTCTCTGGGAGCTACACCAGGCTACATGGTCATTATAAG ATGCATCGCACCAGAGCTCAAATCCCTTGCTCTCGGTATCCAGACGTTGGTAACTAGAACTCTGG GTGGAATTCCCGCTCCGGTCTATTTCGGAGCCCTGATTGATTCCACCTGCCTGAAGTGGTCGATTAAAAAGTGTGGTGGGAGAGGAGCATGCCGCATTTATGACTCTGCTATGTACAGGTAG
- the LOC121505814 gene encoding calcitonin gene-related peptide 2 has translation MYQLRVSVLLLVLLVLLRCVTAAPGHRYFSPSSSSEQESAFPDSDGWLTAGIISNPFLDLIGTRPQRGPTSTNGHHIEKRKCNTATCVTQRLADFLVRSSNTIGTVYAPTNVGSATYGKRDVLQPPRYLPL, from the exons ATGTATCAGCTGAGGGTCTCTGTGCTTCTCCTCGTTCTGCTTGTGTTGCTGCGCTGTGTCACCGCCGCCCCAGGCCACag GTACTTCAGCCCCAGCTCATCCAGCGAGCAGGAGAGTGCTTTTCCAGACAGCGATGGCTGGCTAACTGCGGGGATTATTTCCAACCCTTTCCTTGACCTTATAGGTACAAGGCCACAGAGAGGGCCCACATCTACGAATGG CCATCACATAGAGAAGAGGAAGTGTAACACAGCCACCTGTGTGACCCAGAGGCTAGCAGACTTCCTGGTCCGGTCCAGTAACACTATTGGGACTGTCTATGCACCAACCAATGTGGGATCTGCCACCTACGGCAAGAGGGACGTGCTGCAGCCTCCCAGATACCTGCCTCTTTAG